One window from the genome of Candidatus Melainabacteria bacterium encodes:
- a CDS encoding cytochrome ubiquinol oxidase subunit I, protein TIGLGLFMVLIETMYMRTRKPVYKMMALFWTKVFAVNFAIGVATGIVMEFQFGTNWATYSRFVGDVFGSALAAEGIFAFFLESGFLAVLVFGWDKVSARMHYFATCMVSLGSIFSSIWIVIANSWQQTPAGYHLVKTAEGFWRAEITDFWAMVFNPSSVTRLIHVWFASFILGALFALSISAFYILKKKHLEFAKHTFKIALVYGAFFTYAELASGHFQADKVAHTQPAKLAALEAHFKTGTGGTGMYVIGFPDVKEENVKFGIEIPNLLSFLVYQDLNKPVSGLDKFPKEDQPPVVIPFFAYHLMVGLGVCFAALTSLGLFFWKRGSLFEQSWLLWMFVFAVLGGYAANQCGWVACEVGRQPWLVYGLLRTHDAVSKAITGDVVLASILMFGVVYCFLFVIWVTVLTDKIVKGPEKIEEIQEHLPIPQDNVSFWKFAGEIMKKGLYSLTPQPADSSATQQQVDSSATSQAADSPITQQQADSSVPQKTENADDT, encoded by the coding sequence GACCATCGGTCTCGGACTTTTCATGGTGCTCATCGAAACGATGTACATGCGCACCAGAAAACCCGTCTACAAAATGATGGCGCTATTCTGGACGAAGGTATTTGCCGTCAACTTCGCTATCGGCGTTGCCACAGGCATCGTCATGGAATTTCAATTCGGCACAAACTGGGCCACCTATTCACGCTTTGTCGGCGACGTCTTTGGATCGGCACTGGCCGCAGAAGGAATATTCGCCTTTTTTCTTGAGTCGGGATTTCTCGCCGTACTTGTTTTTGGCTGGGACAAAGTATCAGCGCGAATGCACTACTTCGCCACCTGTATGGTCTCGCTGGGCTCGATATTTTCGTCTATCTGGATTGTCATAGCAAACTCGTGGCAACAGACTCCGGCCGGCTATCACCTGGTCAAAACAGCGGAAGGATTCTGGCGTGCAGAAATTACAGATTTCTGGGCCATGGTCTTTAATCCATCCAGCGTTACCCGACTGATTCATGTCTGGTTCGCCTCATTCATACTGGGAGCGCTCTTTGCGCTCAGCATCAGCGCTTTCTACATTCTCAAAAAGAAACATCTGGAATTCGCCAAACATACATTCAAGATAGCCCTCGTCTACGGAGCCTTTTTTACTTACGCTGAACTGGCATCAGGACACTTTCAAGCAGACAAGGTTGCTCATACGCAACCAGCCAAACTTGCGGCTCTTGAAGCACACTTCAAGACAGGAACAGGCGGCACAGGCATGTACGTGATCGGATTTCCAGACGTGAAAGAAGAAAACGTAAAGTTTGGCATTGAAATTCCAAACTTACTCAGCTTCCTCGTCTACCAGGATCTGAACAAACCGGTGAGCGGGCTGGACAAGTTTCCGAAAGAAGATCAACCACCAGTGGTGATACCATTCTTCGCCTACCACTTGATGGTGGGTCTGGGAGTTTGTTTTGCAGCGCTGACAAGTCTGGGACTATTTTTCTGGAAACGCGGCTCACTGTTCGAACAGAGCTGGCTGCTATGGATGTTCGTCTTCGCGGTACTGGGTGGTTATGCAGCCAACCAGTGCGGATGGGTGGCTTGCGAAGTAGGCAGGCAGCCATGGCTGGTGTATGGTCTTCTGCGCACCCATGACGCCGTTTCGAAAGCAATTACCGGCGACGTTGTGCTCGCCTCAATATTGATGTTCGGTGTAGTCTATTGCTTTTTGTTCGTAATTTGGGTCACTGTACTGACCGACAAAATTGTCAAAGGTCCGGAAAAAATAGAGGAAATACAAGAACACCTACCGATACCACAAGACAATGTGAGCTTCTGGAAGTTCGCCGGAGAAATAATGAAGAAGGGTTTGTATTCACTCACACCACAACCAGCAGATTCATCCGCGACACAGCAACAGGTGGATTCATCCGCCACATCGCAAGCGGCGGATTCACCCATAACTCAGCAGCAGGCAGATTCGTCCGTACCGCAAAAAACGGAGAACGCAGATGATACTTAA
- the cydB gene encoding cytochrome d ubiquinol oxidase subunit II has protein sequence MILNYIWFVLLGVLLTAYGVLDGFDFGVGILHLRARTDEERRLIINSIGPLWDGNEVWLVVFGGALFAAFPNAYATALSGYYVPIMIMLCALIFRAVSIEFRSKKNSQVWRQTWDVSFCVSSTLAAFIFGLIVGNLFIGLPIGADMEYHGHIHEYFNPYTLLVGCFAVAVCAMHGSIYLYLKTEGELQKRVHGWMWQTFGIFLFFYILTTIYTLVQIPEAVINFKRWPWASIVVVLNVLAIANIPRAIYLNRPGYAFVSSICTLAAFTFLFGIAMYPNLLVSSFGHQYNLNIYNSASSQKTLSIMLIVAACGLPFVLSYTAVVYWIFRGKVQLGKMSY, from the coding sequence ATGATACTTAACTACATTTGGTTTGTTCTTCTGGGCGTTTTGCTCACCGCATATGGTGTGCTGGATGGATTCGATTTCGGTGTCGGTATTTTGCACTTGCGCGCCAGGACAGATGAAGAACGCCGATTGATAATCAACTCTATCGGTCCTCTCTGGGACGGGAACGAGGTCTGGCTGGTGGTTTTTGGCGGCGCACTCTTCGCTGCATTCCCGAACGCATATGCCACCGCGCTGTCTGGATACTATGTTCCAATCATGATCATGCTCTGCGCTCTAATTTTCAGAGCAGTATCAATAGAATTCCGAAGCAAAAAGAACAGCCAAGTCTGGCGCCAGACATGGGACGTCTCCTTCTGCGTATCGAGCACGCTAGCAGCCTTCATCTTCGGTCTGATAGTGGGCAATCTGTTCATCGGTCTGCCGATCGGTGCGGACATGGAATATCACGGCCACATCCACGAGTACTTCAATCCGTACACCTTACTGGTTGGATGTTTTGCCGTTGCGGTTTGCGCCATGCACGGTTCGATCTACCTGTATCTCAAAACTGAAGGCGAACTGCAAAAACGAGTGCACGGTTGGATGTGGCAAACCTTTGGAATTTTTCTATTCTTCTACATCCTCACCACGATCTACACGCTCGTGCAAATTCCAGAAGCTGTAATCAATTTCAAACGCTGGCCATGGGCAAGCATTGTTGTAGTTCTCAACGTGCTCGCAATTGCCAACATTCCTCGAGCAATCTATTTAAACCGCCCCGGATACGCGTTTGTTTCATCAATATGCACACTGGCAGCCTTCACTTTCTTATTCGGAATCGCCATGTATCCCAATTTGCTCGTCTCCAGTTTCGGACACCAGTACAACCTCAACATCTACAATTCTGCTTCCTCTCAAAAGACCCTGAGCATTATGCTCATCGTAGCCGCCTGCGGATTGCCGTTCGTTCTGAGCTACACAGCAGTGGTCTACTGGATTTTCCGAGGGAAAGTTCAGCTGGGCAAAATGAGCTATTGA
- a CDS encoding DNA-binding protein → MAQKSLVERLKPGEELHSAFKRIAFEGGVKAGVIASAVGSLSVANLRTAGASEAKTIQGPLEIVSITGTLSDTGMHVHMAVSDATGKTFGGHLVPGCKVFTTVELVILDLSDEWTFNRMPDEQTTYVELDPVPKQGTKARYEKSDTPK, encoded by the coding sequence GTGGCGCAAAAATCGCTAGTTGAACGGCTTAAACCGGGCGAAGAACTGCATAGCGCGTTTAAACGAATTGCCTTCGAGGGTGGTGTCAAGGCGGGCGTTATTGCTTCTGCGGTTGGCTCTCTGTCAGTGGCGAATCTGCGCACGGCTGGTGCGAGCGAAGCGAAAACGATACAGGGTCCGCTGGAAATCGTCTCGATCACAGGCACATTGTCTGATACCGGGATGCATGTGCACATGGCTGTTTCCGATGCAACCGGTAAGACATTTGGCGGACATCTCGTACCTGGTTGCAAGGTTTTCACAACGGTCGAACTTGTGATTCTTGATCTGAGCGATGAGTGGACCTTCAACCGCATGCCTGATGAACAGACAACTTATGTCGAGCTAGATCCTGTTCCAAAGCAAGGCACAAAAGCCCGTTACGAAAAAAGCGATACGCCGAAGTAA
- a CDS encoding YtxH domain-containing protein, whose protein sequence is MKGLLFMGILGYALGTLFAPKKGSELREDIKNVVADLRENGSDAFLDAQARASELLDKANPTIDSIKEKALNMKEGAMHMKESAMDNAMQLKESAIQVKEGALKLKENAAKSFQDGYSKEQAAAKQRKMEEANFDPSNSATSTASSF, encoded by the coding sequence ATGAAAGGCTTACTGTTTATGGGGATACTGGGGTACGCACTCGGCACACTTTTTGCGCCGAAGAAAGGATCCGAGCTCCGTGAAGACATCAAAAATGTAGTTGCTGACTTACGAGAAAACGGATCGGATGCGTTCTTGGATGCTCAGGCCAGAGCCTCAGAATTGCTTGACAAAGCGAATCCTACAATCGATTCAATCAAAGAAAAGGCGCTGAACATGAAAGAAGGCGCCATGCACATGAAAGAAAGTGCTATGGACAATGCCATGCAGCTTAAAGAAAGCGCCATTCAAGTAAAAGAAGGGGCGCTGAAGCTAAAAGAAAACGCTGCCAAATCCTTCCAGGACGGCTATTCAAAAGAACAGGCTGCGGCAAAACAACGCAAAATGGAAGAAGCCAACTTCGATCCATCCAATTCAGCAACGAGCACAGCCAGCAGTTTCTAA
- a CDS encoding pentapeptide repeat-containing protein → MVAIAMASTTSALEANPQQTASFSTPASDLKILDINGKVLYRAKKAHTLEEAILEACNADADLSGANFSGLTLTHLQISFFRLAKMAGADFSRSQLIDCRINADFHGAKFTDATLVEVDLDGNLMSTDFRRINKNFTGSTFSLAAVGKSLLSADIAKNSARLSKQEVVIRDTSGKVIYKARPGITLTEAVNEACKNSVNLTNADFRNSYFTNANFVGQSSDKKLLLNGADFSNSYFLNCKFENVELKDANFKETDLSHCHWDACRFETDLCKEGSDTGASVRLNGPLNNADFSDANLAGSNIGGGSLSNAKFVRANLSNARLTSLTFAYADFTNANLNNTTIYNGALPGVRFNHCDLSSTHLIDCLGGNRATLCQTKSKVQKFPAIRNEKAQNGVTRILSSNNKVLFECDAFSLEDALLKACAKHVSLRKANLSFCQTSRPLTFAQMDLSGADFTGANLSGVQFQDCNLAGAKFENTKMFPEHTSIPCGNVESVLMTNCNLKGAKLIGADCRARIIINCNLTDADINACYMIQTLFVNCKLDKAKIASTNLTGGRFDDSRLKETTITACRLSTDSFRSVHDSNYTLDDVAWINIRRGQNGRLEYVSAAAP, encoded by the coding sequence ATGGTGGCGATAGCAATGGCTAGTACGACCTCTGCCTTAGAAGCAAACCCACAACAAACGGCATCTTTTTCGACTCCAGCTTCGGATCTGAAAATTCTGGACATCAATGGAAAAGTTCTCTACCGGGCAAAAAAGGCGCACACCCTCGAAGAAGCGATTTTGGAAGCTTGCAACGCCGATGCGGATCTCTCAGGTGCAAACTTCTCTGGTTTGACTTTGACACATCTGCAGATATCGTTTTTTCGATTGGCCAAAATGGCAGGTGCGGATTTTTCGCGAAGTCAGCTCATCGACTGCAGGATTAATGCAGACTTTCATGGCGCAAAATTTACTGACGCAACTCTGGTGGAAGTTGATCTTGACGGAAATCTCATGTCTACTGACTTCCGCAGAATTAACAAGAATTTTACTGGAAGCACCTTCAGCTTGGCGGCGGTCGGAAAAAGTCTGCTGTCCGCTGACATCGCTAAGAATTCAGCGCGTCTATCGAAGCAAGAGGTGGTTATCAGAGATACCTCTGGAAAAGTCATTTACAAAGCACGCCCGGGAATTACTCTGACCGAGGCAGTCAACGAAGCGTGCAAAAATTCAGTTAACCTCACCAATGCAGACTTTCGCAATTCATACTTCACCAATGCAAATTTCGTCGGTCAGTCCTCAGACAAAAAACTTCTTCTGAACGGCGCGGACTTCTCTAACAGTTATTTCTTAAACTGCAAATTTGAAAACGTAGAATTGAAAGACGCAAACTTTAAGGAAACTGACCTTTCGCATTGTCATTGGGATGCGTGTCGGTTCGAAACGGATCTCTGCAAGGAAGGTTCTGATACTGGAGCTAGTGTCAGGCTAAACGGTCCATTAAACAATGCAGATTTCTCAGATGCAAATTTGGCCGGTTCAAATATCGGGGGTGGCAGTCTTTCGAATGCAAAGTTCGTTCGCGCGAATCTTAGCAACGCAAGACTCACCTCTCTAACATTTGCGTATGCAGATTTTACAAATGCAAACTTGAACAATACCACCATATACAATGGCGCGCTGCCTGGCGTCAGGTTCAACCACTGTGACTTGTCTTCAACACACTTGATCGACTGTTTGGGAGGCAATCGCGCTACACTATGCCAGACAAAATCAAAAGTACAAAAATTTCCTGCAATTCGAAATGAAAAGGCACAGAACGGCGTCACTCGAATACTCAGCTCAAACAATAAAGTATTATTTGAGTGTGATGCATTCAGCCTGGAAGATGCATTATTGAAAGCTTGTGCGAAGCACGTAAGTCTTCGAAAAGCCAATCTGTCATTTTGTCAGACGAGTCGCCCCTTAACTTTCGCTCAAATGGATCTATCAGGTGCCGACTTCACCGGCGCGAATCTTTCAGGCGTTCAGTTTCAGGATTGTAATCTTGCCGGTGCAAAATTTGAAAACACCAAGATGTTTCCTGAACACACGTCGATCCCGTGTGGCAACGTCGAATCCGTTTTAATGACAAACTGCAACCTGAAAGGAGCCAAGCTAATCGGCGCAGATTGTCGTGCTCGAATCATCATAAACTGCAATCTCACTGATGCCGACATAAATGCATGCTACATGATTCAAACACTCTTTGTGAATTGCAAATTAGACAAAGCAAAAATTGCGTCCACAAATCTTACAGGCGGTCGTTTCGACGATTCTCGTCTGAAGGAAACTACAATCACCGCCTGCAGGTTGTCAACGGACAGCTTTCGCTCCGTTCACGATTCGAATTACACGCTTGATGACGTAGCTTGGATCAACATCAGGCGTGGACAGAATGGCAGACTCGAATACGTTTCGGCCGCGGCTCCGTGA
- a CDS encoding transposase: MAKATECLAKDRDVLLTFLDFPAEHWIHLQTTNPIESLG, encoded by the coding sequence ATCGCAAAAGCCACTGAATGCCTTGCAAAAGACCGAGACGTGCTATTAACATTTCTCGATTTTCCTGCGGAGCATTGGATTCATTTACAAACGACAAACCCTATCGAATCGTTAGGCTGA
- a CDS encoding response regulator transcription factor — MAKILIVDDEPALTAVLRNVLQREHSTVEVAEDGNTALALLRLSAYELVILDIMLPGIDGLKVCETYRSGGGDAAIIMLTAKGSVDDKAAGLDLGADDYLPKPFQLKELLSRVRALLRRSAVRTGTVLAIGTLSLNQRTRTVARGEQTIPLSLKEFELLSFLARHKGVAFTSEQLVERVWRSDTAALPETVRTHIKNLRKKLDIPNARSVVRHVRGYGYMVDAQ, encoded by the coding sequence ATGGCCAAGATTCTAATCGTAGACGATGAGCCGGCGCTGACTGCGGTGCTTCGAAATGTGTTGCAACGCGAGCATAGTACTGTGGAAGTAGCTGAAGACGGAAACACTGCTCTTGCCCTTCTGCGACTATCAGCATACGAGCTTGTTATCCTGGATATTATGCTGCCGGGGATAGACGGCCTTAAAGTCTGCGAAACATACAGGTCAGGCGGTGGTGACGCAGCGATAATTATGTTGACTGCTAAAGGATCTGTAGATGACAAGGCTGCTGGGCTCGATCTGGGCGCTGACGATTACTTGCCTAAGCCGTTCCAGCTCAAAGAACTATTATCCAGAGTACGGGCCCTGCTTCGTCGCAGTGCCGTAAGAACAGGGACAGTCTTAGCGATTGGGACTTTGAGTCTCAACCAGCGCACGCGCACAGTTGCGCGAGGGGAACAAACCATACCGCTAAGCCTCAAAGAGTTCGAGTTGTTGTCTTTCCTTGCTCGTCACAAAGGCGTGGCATTTACATCGGAGCAATTGGTGGAGCGCGTTTGGCGCTCAGATACAGCAGCACTGCCTGAAACTGTGCGCACACATATTAAGAATTTGCGTAAGAAGCTTGATATTCCAAACGCGCGCTCGGTGGTTCGGCATGTTCGAGGTTATGGCTACATGGTTGATGCGCAATGA
- a CDS encoding mannose-1-phosphate guanylyltransferase, with translation MKAVIMAGGSGTRLRPLTSNLPKPMVPVMNKPMAEHIVELLKEHNMRDIIFTLFYLPDAIRDYFSDGSDFGCKISYSTEQGRPLGTAGCVKAIQDQLDDTFVVISGDGLTDIDLSAAVKFHKEKKSKATIVLKRVENPLDYGVVIVDNDHKVQRFVEKPGASEIFSDTVNTGIYILEPEVLLYVVMGREQDFSNDLFPLLLLRNEPLYGYVADGYWCDIGNLQMYRQAHQDVLDGKMNLKIKYPQIQDRVWVGQGTQIDATVKLTPPIMIGENCRIGRDTELEAYTCIGDNVVVQEKVKMKRPTIWSNVYIGNQAQLRACVVCDNCTVHNSAEILEGAIIGAESSIGQEAIVSPDVRIWPDKSIDSGAHVISSVIWGTRAPRTLFGAHGVRGLANVEITPEFAVNLAAAYGATLKGGPILVSRDYWRVSQMISRVMVSGLISVGVEVQNLESMSLPISRYYVKTQRASGLVHVRVSQREPEKVTIEFFDSEGVAITKAMERKIESTFFKEDFPRVQPADVGHIGFPSRVREYYMDEFLHHIKGQVFEEDKVPFCIVPGSNYTRVTKAGAIATQAPKVVIDYAMAETGVILPDLLGQVGIETVVLNSSIRNTPPRQEERIAMRKQLADVVRALNAELGVQIGRNGEQMTLVDETGQIIRGELLLAVVADIILRDKPGRSIVVPVNASSAIERIAGRYNCKVVRCKASETEIGSTTAKLKDAVLGGSANGCFIFPEFQNGYDGMFAVGQVLEHLTYQGRSLHQAVSELPQLIYQVDSVHCPWERKGRVMRLLVEKHHDRPMELLDGVKIQTRPEHWILVLPDAVEPLVHVYADGQDLQHTSADLNEYTQLVRYLQNA, from the coding sequence ATGAAAGCGGTAATCATGGCTGGCGGCTCTGGAACTAGATTGCGACCGCTGACTAGTAATTTGCCTAAACCAATGGTTCCGGTGATGAACAAACCGATGGCTGAGCATATTGTGGAGCTCTTGAAAGAGCACAATATGCGAGACATCATATTCACCTTGTTCTATCTTCCGGATGCAATCAGAGATTACTTTAGCGACGGCTCTGATTTCGGTTGCAAAATCAGTTATTCAACAGAACAGGGTCGACCGCTCGGCACGGCAGGTTGTGTCAAAGCTATCCAGGATCAGTTGGACGACACTTTTGTTGTTATTTCCGGCGACGGTCTGACTGACATCGACTTGAGTGCTGCCGTCAAGTTTCACAAAGAGAAGAAATCGAAAGCGACTATCGTTTTGAAGCGTGTGGAAAATCCACTCGATTACGGTGTGGTTATTGTCGACAATGACCATAAAGTGCAACGCTTCGTTGAAAAGCCAGGCGCCAGCGAAATTTTCTCTGACACTGTCAACACCGGTATCTACATTCTCGAACCGGAAGTGCTTTTGTACGTGGTCATGGGCCGCGAACAAGATTTCTCCAACGATCTTTTCCCATTGCTGTTGTTGCGCAATGAGCCTCTCTACGGCTACGTTGCAGACGGCTACTGGTGCGACATCGGCAACCTGCAGATGTATCGCCAGGCGCATCAGGATGTGCTCGATGGAAAAATGAATTTGAAGATCAAATATCCTCAAATTCAAGATCGCGTCTGGGTTGGGCAAGGCACTCAGATCGACGCGACTGTAAAACTTACGCCGCCTATCATGATTGGCGAGAACTGTCGTATCGGCAGAGACACTGAGTTGGAAGCCTACACTTGTATCGGTGACAATGTTGTCGTGCAGGAAAAGGTAAAGATGAAGCGTCCGACTATCTGGTCGAACGTTTATATCGGCAATCAGGCTCAACTTCGCGCTTGCGTTGTTTGCGACAACTGTACCGTGCACAACTCCGCTGAGATTCTCGAAGGGGCAATCATTGGTGCCGAGTCGTCTATTGGGCAGGAAGCTATCGTCAGCCCTGATGTGCGCATCTGGCCTGATAAGAGTATTGATTCAGGTGCTCACGTCATTTCGTCTGTAATCTGGGGTACGAGAGCTCCTCGCACCTTATTTGGTGCACATGGCGTTCGCGGTCTGGCCAATGTGGAAATTACACCGGAGTTCGCCGTCAACCTCGCCGCAGCTTACGGTGCGACTCTGAAAGGCGGTCCGATTCTAGTCAGCCGAGACTACTGGCGCGTCAGTCAAATGATCAGCAGAGTCATGGTTTCCGGATTGATTTCAGTCGGTGTGGAAGTTCAGAACCTGGAGTCGATGTCACTGCCGATTTCCAGATATTACGTCAAGACTCAAAGAGCAAGTGGACTTGTACACGTTCGAGTCTCTCAGCGAGAGCCCGAGAAAGTGACGATCGAATTTTTCGACAGCGAAGGTGTAGCAATCACCAAAGCGATGGAGCGGAAGATCGAATCTACTTTCTTCAAGGAAGACTTTCCTCGTGTGCAACCTGCTGACGTTGGTCACATCGGCTTCCCGAGCCGTGTGCGCGAATATTATATGGATGAATTCCTGCACCACATTAAGGGACAAGTCTTCGAAGAAGACAAAGTGCCGTTTTGTATCGTGCCGGGATCTAACTATACTCGTGTCACCAAGGCTGGTGCCATTGCGACGCAAGCACCGAAGGTTGTTATCGACTACGCCATGGCTGAAACAGGCGTAATTCTGCCCGATTTGCTCGGTCAGGTGGGTATCGAGACTGTGGTGCTCAACTCATCCATTCGTAACACTCCTCCTCGTCAGGAAGAGCGGATTGCGATGAGGAAACAGTTGGCTGACGTTGTACGTGCGCTCAACGCTGAGCTCGGCGTGCAGATCGGGCGTAACGGTGAACAGATGACGCTTGTCGACGAGACGGGGCAAATCATTCGTGGTGAGCTGCTTCTCGCGGTAGTTGCCGATATCATCTTGCGCGACAAACCAGGTCGTTCGATTGTGGTGCCGGTGAACGCCAGTTCTGCAATCGAAAGAATCGCCGGTCGGTACAACTGCAAAGTTGTTCGATGCAAAGCCTCCGAAACTGAAATCGGCTCAACCACTGCCAAATTGAAAGATGCAGTGCTGGGTGGCAGCGCCAACGGTTGTTTCATCTTCCCTGAATTCCAGAACGGTTACGACGGCATGTTTGCAGTCGGACAAGTGCTCGAGCATCTTACCTACCAGGGAAGATCGTTGCACCAGGCTGTTTCTGAATTGCCGCAATTGATTTATCAGGTCGATTCTGTGCATTGCCCGTGGGAGAGAAAAGGTCGCGTTATGCGCTTGCTCGTCGAGAAGCATCACGATCGTCCAATGGAATTGCTGGATGGCGTCAAGATTCAAACTCGTCCGGAGCACTGGATTCTTGTGCTGCCTGATGCGGTCGAGCCGCTGGTGCACGTCTATGCTGACGGTCAAGACCTTCAGCATACGTCCGCAGACTTGAACGAATACACGCAGCTGGTGCGCTACTTGCAAAATGCGTAG
- a CDS encoding glycosyltransferase family 1 protein, translating to MLAWEYPPRVIGGLARVVWALSKEIAAAGWEVHVVTADHPGCAEHEMDGAVHVHRVKTQTDPTPDFLSWVNRLNFGLLQYAIQLHRKKPFDIVHAHDWMVTDAAWVMKSGFGIPVIATMHATEAGRMTGVHTEMQHYIHQAEWRLTFESWEVIVNSQHMFHELQRLFGMPKDKIVVIPNGTDPEVFDYEFDPKPLRNRYAAPHEPIILFVGRLVQEKGVQIMLNAAPAVISQCPGAKFLIVGTGYHMEELRRQAHALGIDHHVRFLGYVSDNDLKDLYKISDVVCIPSLYEPFGIVALEGMAANVPVVTSDSGGLTDFVEHGVTGLTTYAGDAGSLTWGLLEVLRNPELATALKKDAYEKVRHIYNWKVIAKRTLEVYEKVLVEAAQIGNDGVSSTPAAPTAVAAPALPPTKRS from the coding sequence ATGTTGGCTTGGGAATATCCTCCCCGTGTAATCGGCGGATTGGCAAGAGTCGTTTGGGCCCTGTCCAAAGAAATTGCCGCTGCTGGTTGGGAAGTTCATGTGGTCACTGCCGACCACCCTGGCTGTGCTGAGCATGAGATGGATGGAGCCGTGCACGTTCATCGTGTCAAAACGCAAACCGATCCGACGCCTGATTTTTTGAGTTGGGTGAATCGCTTGAATTTTGGACTGCTGCAGTACGCCATTCAGCTGCACCGAAAAAAACCTTTCGACATCGTGCATGCTCATGATTGGATGGTTACTGACGCAGCCTGGGTGATGAAGTCAGGATTCGGTATTCCAGTTATTGCCACCATGCACGCTACCGAAGCCGGTCGTATGACGGGCGTGCACACTGAAATGCAACATTACATTCACCAGGCGGAATGGCGTTTGACCTTCGAATCTTGGGAAGTGATCGTCAACAGTCAGCACATGTTCCATGAATTGCAGCGCCTGTTCGGTATGCCGAAGGACAAGATTGTTGTCATTCCAAATGGCACCGATCCCGAAGTTTTCGATTACGAGTTTGATCCCAAACCGTTGCGCAATCGGTATGCCGCTCCCCATGAGCCGATCATTCTTTTCGTGGGCAGATTGGTGCAGGAGAAGGGCGTTCAGATTATGTTGAATGCAGCACCGGCTGTGATTTCACAATGTCCCGGAGCGAAATTCCTGATCGTCGGAACCGGTTATCACATGGAAGAGTTGCGGCGACAAGCTCACGCGCTCGGTATTGATCATCACGTTCGATTCCTCGGTTATGTCAGCGATAACGATTTGAAGGATCTCTATAAGATTTCCGACGTGGTTTGCATTCCGAGCTTGTATGAACCGTTTGGAATTGTGGCGCTGGAAGGCATGGCAGCCAATGTTCCTGTTGTCACTTCTGACAGTGGCGGTTTGACCGATTTCGTCGAACATGGTGTCACCGGTTTGACGACTTACGCTGGTGATGCGGGCAGTCTCACGTGGGGGCTGCTTGAGGTTCTTCGCAATCCTGAGCTGGCTACTGCTTTGAAGAAAGACGCCTACGAAAAAGTGCGCCATATCTATAACTGGAAAGTGATCGCCAAGCGCACACTAGAGGTTTACGAAAAAGTTCTGGTGGAAGCTGCTCAAATTGGTAATGATGGCGTCTCATCAACGCCTGCTGCACCAACTGCGGTGGCTGCTCCCGCCTTGCCTCCAACCAAGCGTTCTTAA